CGGCCGGCCAGGATGATGGCGCAGATCTCGTTCACGTCCTTGTTGGGGTCGATCATGAGCCGTCCGCCGTTCATCAGCTCGTGATAGGCCACGTTCATGCCGATGGAGCTGTCCCCGGGCGACGACGTATAGATGGGCACGCCGGCGCGGGATGCCGCCGCCAGCACCGAGTGGGCCTCGCACCCCGGATGGGTCGTGCGCAGGTGCTCGCCGAGGGCGAAGTGCAGTTCGGCCGTCGAGATGGGCCCGTCCAGGCCCGACTGGACCAGGAAGTCGCGGACGTAGCGATCCGTGTCGAGCAGCACCTGGGCCGGGAAGAGCACGTCGTAGATCCGGATGACGCCTTCGTCGTACAGCTCCCGGTCGTCGACGAATGGCGACCCGCGGTGCAGGGTGAAGTTCAGGGCGTAGTGCAGGTCGTGATACAGGTTGGCGCCGGTCGAGATCACGAAGTCGACGAGTCCGCGCTCGACGAGCTCGATCATGGCGCCCCCGAGCCCGGCCGGAGTCAGGGCCCCCGCCACCGTGAGCGCGATGGTCGTGTCGTGTTCGGGCGCGAGCATCTTGTCGGTGTAGATCCGGCACGCCTCGCCCAGGCGGGCGGCGTTGAACGCCTGGAACCCTTCGTCGATGAGGGTGCGGATCTCCGCGCTGCCGCGCGGACGGTAATACCGGATGGGCCGGCCGGCCAGGTGGCCGCGCTTCGATCCTTTGGAGCCTGGAGCACGATGGGGCACTGAGGTCGGCCTCCCGCGAAACGTGGAACTCGCGCGGCTAGAGTATCACCGGACGGATCGCGCGCCGTTGCACGGCGCGGCACGGAAAGGGTGTCTCGATCTAAGCCTTGTCATCGGAGTGTCCGATAGGTGGACAGTAGACATTCCAGGACCTCTCCCTTGGACGACATCACCTTCGCCGCCCGCCGGGCGTCCAGCGCCGGCACCCGGACCGAGCCGGACGCCGACGCCCAGTTCCGCCGGCTCGTGCAGTCGCCCCTGCGCGCCGGCATCCTCCGATTCCTGGCCGCCCGGCCCAACGAGCAGTTCGACGCCGAGACGATCATGCAGGCCTTCGGGCGCATGCGGCTCGACGTGGAGAACTGCCTGCGGGAGCTCGTCGAGTCGAGCGTCGTGCGCCGGGTGGCGGGCAACCCCGTGGCCTACACCGCCGCGCGCATCGACCCGGCGACGCCGCTCGGGCAGCAGCTCGACACCTTCCTCGAGCGCCGCTCGCCGGTGGGCATCGAGGACACGTCGCCCTCGGTGCAGCGCTTCCGGGAGATGATCGGCCGCGACGAGAAGATGCTGGCCATCTTCGAGTGGATCCGGACCGCCGCCAAGTCGGACATCTCCGTCCTCATCCTCGGGCCGACCGGCGCCGGCAAGGAAGTCGTCGCCCGGATGATTCACGAGCTGTCCCGGCGCGGGACCGAGAAGTTCCAGGCCGTCAACTGCGCGGCGCTGCCCGACACGCTCTTCGAATCGGAGATCTTCGGCTACGAAAAAGGGGCGTTCACGGGCGCCCACGACCGCAAGCCGGGCCGCCTGGAACTCGCCAACGGCGGCACCTTCTTCCTCGACGAGGTGGGCGACCTGTCGCTCGTGGCCCAGGCGAAGATCCTGCGCGTCCTCGAGGAGCGGCGCTTCGAGCGCCTCGGCGGCAGCAAGTCCATCCAGGTGGACTTCCGCCTGATCTCGGCCACCAACAGGCCGCTGGACCAGTTCGTCCGCGAGAATCGCTTCCGCGAGGACCTCTTCTACCGGGTCAACGCCTTCTCGATCCGCCTGCCGTCGCTCAAGGAACGGGCGGTGGACATCCCGGTGCTGGCGCAGCGCTTCATCGGCCGCTACTGCGCGGCCAACGGGCTGCCCCTCGACGCCAAGCGGCTGTCCCAGGAAGCGGTGGATCGCCTGCTCGGCTACCACTGGCCGGGCAACATCCGGGAGCTGGAGAGCACGATCTCGCGGGCGGCCCTGTCGTCGCCGGGACCGGTCATCCGCGGCGAGGACGTGCAGTTCCTGCACGCGCCGCTGGCCGACGGACCGTCCACGCCCGGCCGGCTGCCCACGCTGAGGGACGCCGAGCGGACGCACATCGCGATGGTGCTGGACGCGGTACATTGGAACAAGCTCGAAGCCGCGAGGGTCCTGGACATCAGCCGCGGCACGCTGTACCGCAAGATCGACGAGTACGGGCTCG
The genomic region above belongs to Vicinamibacterales bacterium and contains:
- a CDS encoding sigma-54 dependent transcriptional regulator; protein product: MDDITFAARRASSAGTRTEPDADAQFRRLVQSPLRAGILRFLAARPNEQFDAETIMQAFGRMRLDVENCLRELVESSVVRRVAGNPVAYTAARIDPATPLGQQLDTFLERRSPVGIEDTSPSVQRFREMIGRDEKMLAIFEWIRTAAKSDISVLILGPTGAGKEVVARMIHELSRRGTEKFQAVNCAALPDTLFESEIFGYEKGAFTGAHDRKPGRLELANGGTFFLDEVGDLSLVAQAKILRVLEERRFERLGGSKSIQVDFRLISATNRPLDQFVRENRFREDLFYRVNAFSIRLPSLKERAVDIPVLAQRFIGRYCAANGLPLDAKRLSQEAVDRLLGYHWPGNIRELESTISRAALSSPGPVIRGEDVQFLHAPLADGPSTPGRLPTLRDAERTHIAMVLDAVHWNKLEAARVLDISRGTLYRKIDEYGLEPASSRRRHEAVSA
- a CDS encoding deoxyhypusine synthase family protein, whose product is MPHRAPGSKGSKRGHLAGRPIRYYRPRGSAEIRTLIDEGFQAFNAARLGEACRIYTDKMLAPEHDTTIALTVAGALTPAGLGGAMIELVERGLVDFVISTGANLYHDLHYALNFTLHRGSPFVDDRELYDEGVIRIYDVLFPAQVLLDTDRYVRDFLVQSGLDGPISTAELHFALGEHLRTTHPGCEAHSVLAAASRAGVPIYTSSPGDSSIGMNVAYHELMNGGRLMIDPNKDVNEICAIILAGR